In Arthrobacter citreus, a genomic segment contains:
- a CDS encoding HpcH/HpaI aldolase/citrate lyase family protein, with amino-acid sequence MSRPIVVALYAPADRPERFEKALRAGADAVIVDLEDAVTASRKADARAALTDFAALWEACGEAAPAVQVRVNAAGSSVHEADVAAVAALPAAFGVRLPKTQSAADVAALRAALPGRQVHALLESALSIERAFEIASSGVSTIASGEADLRAELGVPAGSGGEAGLAWSRSRIVNAAAAASLPAPLMAVYADVVDVAGLEASCRAGRALGFSGRTAVHPRQLDIIRRVFTPDASEVARAQSIVDRVSAAALDGTGAFVLEDGTFIDVAMVRAAERVLALAGMEPRPGA; translated from the coding sequence ATGAGCCGGCCCATCGTGGTGGCGCTGTACGCTCCCGCTGACCGGCCCGAGCGCTTCGAGAAGGCGCTGCGGGCCGGGGCGGATGCGGTCATCGTGGATCTGGAAGATGCCGTCACAGCTTCGCGCAAGGCGGATGCCCGTGCCGCCCTGACAGACTTCGCGGCGTTGTGGGAGGCGTGCGGCGAGGCCGCTCCCGCCGTGCAGGTGCGGGTTAATGCGGCCGGATCCTCTGTTCATGAGGCGGACGTCGCCGCGGTTGCGGCGCTTCCCGCTGCGTTCGGGGTGCGGTTGCCCAAGACCCAGTCAGCTGCCGATGTCGCAGCTCTTCGTGCCGCGCTGCCGGGACGGCAGGTGCATGCGCTGCTGGAATCGGCACTGTCGATTGAGCGTGCCTTCGAGATCGCCTCCTCGGGAGTTTCCACGATCGCCAGCGGCGAGGCGGATCTTCGGGCTGAACTGGGAGTTCCTGCCGGGTCCGGCGGGGAAGCGGGTTTGGCTTGGTCACGCAGCCGCATCGTTAATGCGGCTGCGGCTGCCAGCCTGCCTGCTCCACTGATGGCGGTCTATGCCGACGTCGTCGATGTCGCGGGATTGGAGGCGAGCTGCCGCGCCGGCCGCGCCCTCGGCTTCTCCGGCCGCACCGCCGTGCATCCCCGTCAGCTCGATATCATCCGCCGGGTCTTTACCCCTGATGCCTCGGAGGTGGCCCGGGCACAGAGCATTGTCGACCGGGTGAGTGCCGCAGCCCTCGACGGGACCGGGGCCTTCGTGCTGGAAG
- a CDS encoding CoA transferase: MSPLNGLRVVDASTLFAGPMAAMHLGDMGADVVKVEHPNRPDPARGHGPSKDGQNLWWKTLGRNKRTVAIDLHTAGGRDAFIRLARSADVVIENFRPGTLERWGLDYNALSAQNPGLVLARVTGFGQIGPYKNRPGFGTLAEAMSGFASSTGEPDGPPTLPPFGLADGVASLATAYAIMVALHARDKDGKGQEVDVAIIEPILAMLGPQITRWDQLGTVQPRTGNRSVNNAPRNAYRTADGSWVAVSTSAQSIAERVVALVGRPELAEEEWFASGAARAEHADLLDDAVGTWIARHSREEVVAAFEAAEAAVAPIYDPSDIVADPQFNALGTIHRIKDADLGDMAMQGPLFRMSRDEATIAFTGRAHGADTDAVLTELGYSPDELAALHDDGSIG, translated from the coding sequence ATGAGCCCGCTCAACGGCCTGCGCGTCGTGGACGCCTCGACGCTCTTCGCGGGCCCGATGGCAGCAATGCATCTGGGGGACATGGGCGCCGACGTCGTCAAGGTTGAACATCCCAACCGGCCGGATCCTGCGCGGGGCCACGGGCCGAGCAAGGACGGACAGAACCTTTGGTGGAAGACGCTCGGCCGCAATAAGCGCACGGTGGCCATCGACCTGCATACGGCCGGCGGGCGCGATGCGTTTATCCGCCTTGCCCGGAGCGCGGATGTCGTGATCGAGAACTTCCGTCCGGGCACGCTGGAACGCTGGGGGCTGGACTACAACGCGCTGTCCGCGCAGAACCCCGGGCTTGTCCTCGCCCGCGTTACCGGGTTCGGGCAAATCGGACCGTATAAGAACCGGCCGGGGTTCGGCACGCTCGCCGAAGCGATGAGCGGCTTTGCATCGTCCACCGGCGAGCCGGACGGGCCGCCGACGCTTCCGCCGTTTGGCTTGGCGGACGGCGTCGCGTCGCTGGCAACCGCCTACGCGATCATGGTTGCCCTGCACGCCCGCGACAAGGACGGCAAAGGCCAGGAAGTTGACGTGGCCATCATCGAGCCGATCCTGGCCATGCTGGGCCCGCAGATCACGCGCTGGGATCAACTGGGCACCGTGCAGCCGCGCACCGGCAACCGCTCGGTCAATAATGCCCCCCGCAACGCGTACCGCACCGCTGACGGTTCCTGGGTGGCAGTGTCCACGAGTGCGCAGTCCATTGCTGAGCGCGTGGTTGCCCTGGTCGGGCGTCCCGAACTTGCCGAGGAGGAATGGTTCGCCAGCGGAGCAGCCCGCGCCGAGCACGCCGACCTCCTCGACGACGCCGTGGGCACATGGATCGCCCGGCACTCCCGGGAGGAGGTCGTCGCCGCCTTCGAGGCTGCGGAAGCCGCGGTGGCACCGATCTATGACCCGTCGGACATTGTTGCCGATCCTCAGTTCAATGCTTTGGGGACCATCCACCGGATAAAGGACGCAGACCTTGGTGACATGGCCATGCAGGGACCGCTGTTCCGGATGTCCAGGGATGAAGCGACGATCGCGTTCACCGGGCGGGCGCATGGCGCGGACACGGATGCCGTGCTGACCGAGCTGGGTTACTCGCCCGACGAGTTAGCGGCGCTGCATGACGATGGAAGCATCGGATGA
- a CDS encoding SUMF1/EgtB/PvdO family nonheme iron enzyme — MSGGFNPLQPRELDLPTRVPLELDLMSGEAAAALDDAKIFAAPADPGDLGRWRAQLSVWREGARKRHGEPTRYDDDASAWASRCFTVAQVWLWDELFFDFEAQRFTPERFLADAHERFGGLDGVVLWHAYPVIGIDDRNQWDFYDVPGLAEVAAALRAAGVAVFLDYNPWDTGTRRSGDDTHELAAAVRRLGADGVFLDTLKKADPELVTALDAARPGIGLEGESKLATERIADHTLSWAQWFADSELPGVLRARWFERRHMQHHIRRWHRDHAEELRSAWLNGVGVMVWEVVFGAWVGWNDRDAATLRRMLPVQRGFHRWLVEGEWTPLSVTDGPVVGSAFELDGVTLLLLANTSDEDAHYRLPGSGWRPLHAGDTANSITVPAGGIAAAAHIGAGAPVPDQLDVVHAALAGQPTRHDTAFRHRPARRLSAPHWNGPVAPASSRAIPTVAVAAGEYTLTVRYRMRETGMYDGAPYVDEWKPLPPRLHDQRTLDRNVVLPQPVSVAAAEVSEAEYARFLDAIGKHTDARDPERPATNVTFARAREYAAWAGGRLPTEDEWQLAAARPGFLRRTPEVWNWTESEHSDGRTRFVMLKGGSAHRSEGSDWYFDGGVKSPDFSAKLLLPGLGQDASSSVGFRICVEQHNTEQHNDDALDDPAPEGEGPA; from the coding sequence ATGAGCGGCGGTTTCAACCCCCTGCAGCCCCGTGAACTCGATCTCCCCACCCGGGTGCCGCTCGAGCTGGATCTGATGAGCGGGGAAGCGGCGGCCGCGCTTGATGACGCCAAGATTTTCGCGGCGCCTGCCGATCCCGGGGATCTTGGCCGCTGGCGCGCCCAGCTCAGTGTGTGGCGGGAAGGTGCGCGAAAGCGCCATGGCGAGCCCACCCGGTACGACGACGACGCCTCCGCCTGGGCAAGCCGTTGCTTTACCGTGGCGCAGGTCTGGTTGTGGGACGAGCTGTTCTTCGATTTTGAGGCGCAGCGTTTCACCCCCGAGCGGTTTCTCGCTGACGCGCACGAGCGTTTCGGCGGGCTTGACGGCGTCGTCCTGTGGCACGCCTATCCGGTCATTGGTATTGACGACCGCAACCAGTGGGACTTTTACGACGTCCCGGGTTTGGCCGAAGTTGCAGCGGCGCTGCGCGCTGCCGGCGTCGCCGTGTTCCTGGACTACAACCCCTGGGATACGGGAACGCGCCGCAGCGGGGACGACACCCATGAGCTCGCGGCGGCAGTGCGCCGCCTGGGTGCGGACGGAGTCTTCCTCGACACGCTGAAAAAGGCGGATCCCGAACTGGTCACAGCGCTGGATGCGGCGCGCCCCGGCATCGGCCTCGAAGGCGAATCGAAGCTCGCCACCGAGCGGATCGCAGACCACACGTTGTCTTGGGCACAGTGGTTCGCCGACTCGGAACTGCCCGGCGTCCTCCGCGCACGGTGGTTTGAGCGCCGGCACATGCAGCACCACATCCGCCGCTGGCACCGGGACCATGCCGAAGAGCTGCGCTCGGCCTGGCTCAACGGTGTTGGAGTCATGGTGTGGGAGGTGGTTTTCGGAGCCTGGGTCGGCTGGAATGACCGGGATGCCGCGACGCTCCGCCGCATGCTTCCCGTTCAGCGCGGCTTCCACCGCTGGCTCGTGGAGGGGGAGTGGACACCGCTCTCGGTAACCGACGGCCCCGTGGTGGGGTCGGCTTTCGAACTCGACGGTGTCACCCTGCTGCTCCTGGCAAACACCTCGGATGAGGACGCCCACTACCGCCTGCCCGGCAGCGGCTGGCGGCCGCTGCACGCCGGTGACACCGCGAACTCGATCACCGTGCCCGCCGGCGGAATAGCCGCCGCGGCGCACATCGGTGCCGGTGCCCCGGTGCCCGATCAGCTCGACGTCGTACACGCTGCTCTCGCCGGGCAACCAACCCGGCATGACACGGCCTTCCGGCACCGCCCGGCACGACGCCTGAGCGCGCCGCATTGGAACGGCCCCGTTGCTCCGGCATCCAGCCGGGCTATCCCCACCGTCGCTGTTGCGGCCGGCGAATACACCCTGACCGTGCGCTACCGGATGCGCGAGACAGGCATGTATGACGGAGCGCCCTACGTGGACGAGTGGAAGCCGCTTCCTCCCCGGCTTCACGACCAGCGCACGCTGGACCGGAACGTTGTTCTCCCGCAGCCGGTTTCTGTTGCCGCCGCAGAGGTGAGCGAGGCCGAGTACGCCCGCTTCCTCGATGCGATCGGAAAGCATACGGATGCCCGCGACCCGGAGCGTCCCGCTACCAACGTGACATTCGCCCGGGCCCGCGAATACGCAGCCTGGGCCGGCGGACGTCTCCCCACCGAGGATGAATGGCAGCTGGCCGCAGCCCGTCCCGGGTTTCTGCGCCGAACACCGGAGGTGTGGAACTGGACGGAGTCCGAGCATTCGGACGGCCGTACCCGCTTTGTCATGCTCAAGGGCGGCAGTGCACACCGCAGCGAGGGCTCGGACTGGTACTTCGACGGCGGTGTGAAGTCTCCGGACTTCAGCGCCAAGCTGCTCTTGCCCGGACTCGGCCAGGACGCGTCCAGCTCAGTCGGGTTCCGTATCTGCGTCGAGCAGCACAATACCGAGCAGCACAACGACGATGCCCTCGATGACCCGGCCCCTGAAGGGGAGGGACCCGCATGA
- a CDS encoding ADP-ribosylglycohydrolase family protein → MRLTWSQPEDLVAAELAALREQGVAENELAPIECRWAEAGGSTQLAPSGASAEPASREIRSLARTVLDELQTLQIPSAEEPDEWEDIVALLPPGRPGTAPAAPGIGTSVDFERMHGAWLGRAAGCLLGKPVEKIPRAGIEEIARATGNWPIRTYFTAVGLPQDIAERWPWNRRSAPTSLVENIDGMPEDDDLNFPILTLELMETHGRSLSTEHFAEAWLAALPAGRVFTAERAAYRNILDARTVPDTARHHNPFREWIGALIRADVHGWAHPGDVRAAAASAWTDARLSHTRNGIYGEMWAAALCSASLTATSADAVLDAADTVVPPDSRLAAAVRLGRQTGKALAEGSLTTPEALDVLHAEFKGMHWVHTLNNAALTACAIQAYGGDFGAAIALGVAGGWDTDSVGATIGSVIGGLLGAEGIGADWTDPLKDSIKTSLPGGAERSIRDLAERTFRLSEGTS, encoded by the coding sequence GTGAGGCTGACATGGTCCCAGCCGGAGGACTTGGTCGCCGCTGAGCTGGCAGCTCTCCGTGAACAGGGTGTGGCTGAAAACGAACTTGCCCCGATTGAGTGCAGGTGGGCGGAAGCCGGCGGCTCGACGCAACTCGCTCCATCGGGGGCGAGCGCTGAACCCGCAAGCCGGGAGATCCGTTCCCTCGCACGCACGGTGCTCGATGAGCTGCAGACCCTGCAGATCCCAAGCGCCGAGGAACCGGACGAGTGGGAGGACATCGTCGCCCTGCTCCCGCCGGGTAGGCCGGGTACCGCGCCGGCCGCTCCGGGAATAGGGACGTCCGTGGACTTCGAACGGATGCACGGGGCATGGCTTGGCCGGGCGGCGGGATGCCTGCTCGGCAAGCCCGTGGAGAAGATTCCCCGTGCGGGCATCGAAGAGATTGCCCGGGCAACCGGCAACTGGCCGATCCGCACCTACTTCACCGCGGTGGGGCTTCCGCAGGACATAGCGGAGCGCTGGCCCTGGAACCGCCGCTCCGCGCCCACCTCGCTGGTGGAGAACATCGACGGAATGCCCGAGGATGACGACCTGAACTTCCCCATCCTCACCCTCGAGCTGATGGAGACCCACGGCCGCAGTCTCTCCACAGAGCACTTTGCCGAAGCCTGGCTGGCGGCGCTGCCGGCGGGCCGGGTCTTCACCGCTGAACGAGCGGCGTACCGGAACATTCTTGATGCCCGGACCGTCCCGGATACCGCGCGGCACCACAATCCGTTCCGGGAATGGATCGGCGCTCTCATCCGGGCCGACGTGCATGGCTGGGCTCATCCGGGGGACGTGCGCGCGGCTGCCGCGTCGGCATGGACCGACGCGCGGTTAAGCCACACCCGCAACGGGATCTACGGGGAAATGTGGGCCGCTGCCCTGTGCTCAGCATCCCTCACCGCCACCTCCGCCGATGCCGTGCTGGACGCAGCGGACACGGTCGTGCCGCCGGATTCACGCCTGGCTGCCGCCGTACGTCTCGGCCGGCAGACCGGCAAGGCCCTCGCCGAAGGCTCGCTGACCACTCCCGAGGCACTCGACGTGCTGCATGCGGAGTTCAAGGGGATGCATTGGGTTCACACCCTCAACAACGCGGCACTGACGGCGTGCGCCATCCAGGCCTACGGCGGGGACTTCGGTGCCGCCATCGCGCTCGGCGTCGCAGGCGGATGGGACACCGACTCCGTCGGCGCGACCATCGGATCCGTCATCGGCGGGCTTCTGGGTGCTGAGGGGATCGGTGCGGACTGGACTGATCCGCTCAAAGACTCCATCAAGACCTCGCTCCCGGGCGGGGCCGAGCGGTCCATCCGTGACCTCGCAGAACGTACCTTCAGATTGTCGGAGGGAACATCATGA